The following are from one region of the Cyanobium gracile PCC 6307 genome:
- a CDS encoding HAD-IA family hydrolase, producing the protein MAPALSALLWDVDGTLAETEFEGHRVAFNRSFEAAGLPWRWDRPTYGRLLAVGGGHERITAFLEQVEGRTPERGRVEELQRRKQAFYAALVREGGLALRPGVARLVEEAAAAGLRQAIVTTSGRSAVQALLEGAPSALGRAFAFWVCGDDVARKKPDPEAYRLALRQLGVMEGTKVGGVLVLEDSPAGLAAATGAGLPCLVCLSTATREEPASRFSAARAVIESLEVPGGMVSLRRGPPCPGSQVTLSWLERLLDTP; encoded by the coding sequence ATGGCCCCGGCCCTGTCGGCCCTGCTCTGGGACGTGGACGGCACCCTGGCCGAGACGGAGTTCGAGGGCCACCGGGTGGCTTTCAACCGTAGTTTCGAGGCGGCCGGACTGCCATGGCGCTGGGACCGGCCCACCTACGGGCGGCTGCTGGCGGTGGGCGGCGGCCACGAGCGGATCACCGCCTTCCTGGAGCAGGTGGAGGGCCGCACGCCTGAGCGGGGGAGGGTGGAGGAGCTGCAGCGGCGCAAGCAGGCCTTCTACGCCGCACTGGTGCGGGAGGGCGGCCTGGCCCTGCGGCCCGGGGTGGCCCGGCTGGTGGAGGAGGCGGCGGCGGCGGGCCTGCGGCAGGCGATCGTCACCACCAGCGGCCGCAGCGCGGTGCAGGCCCTGCTGGAGGGCGCCCCGTCGGCGCTGGGCCGGGCCTTCGCGTTCTGGGTCTGCGGCGATGACGTGGCCCGCAAGAAGCCGGATCCGGAGGCCTACCGGCTGGCGCTGCGGCAGCTGGGCGTGATGGAGGGCACGAAGGTGGGCGGCGTCCTGGTGCTGGAGGACTCCCCGGCCGGGCTGGCGGCGGCCACCGGCGCCGGGCTGCCCTGCCTGGTCTGCCTGAGCACGGCAACGCGGGAGGAGCCGGCCAGCCGCTTCAGCGCCGCCCGGGCCGTCATCGAGAGCCTCGAGGTCCCCGGGGGCATGGTCAGCTTGCGCCGGGGCCCACCTTGCCCCGGAAGCCAGGTGACGCTGTCGTGGCTGGAGCGCCTGCTGGACACGCCATGA
- a CDS encoding DUF565 domain-containing protein, translating to MTRLPVQRTRFQGLVSRLGNRVAGVARRSWRAGSLAALALLLGFFAGQNLTSLLLFTTPGGRPAVVLGLLLTFETLVRLRTRLVGAEPSLAWVLVDNLRIGATYAIVLEAFKVGT from the coding sequence ATGACCCGCCTCCCCGTGCAGCGCACCCGTTTCCAGGGGCTGGTGAGCCGGCTGGGGAACCGGGTGGCTGGCGTGGCGAGGCGCAGCTGGCGGGCCGGCAGCCTGGCCGCCCTGGCGCTGCTGCTGGGTTTCTTCGCTGGCCAGAACCTCACCAGCCTGCTGCTGTTCACCACCCCGGGGGGCCGCCCGGCGGTGGTGCTCGGCCTGCTGCTCACCTTTGAGACCCTGGTGCGGCTGCGGACCCGCCTGGTGGGCGCCGAACCTTCCCTGGCCTGGGTGCTGGTGGACAACCTGCGCATCGGCGCCACCTACGCCATCGTGCTCGAGGCCTTCAAGGTGGGGACCTGA